From one Candidatus Eremiobacterota bacterium genomic stretch:
- a CDS encoding peptidylprolyl isomerase, whose product MSRDKGGRGVAMLYRMETTAGSLWIRMFPRQAPMSCIKFRELCTRGFYRGKEFSAPIQGKMILLPQRDMQGDGDEEDNSMLPLAGSLGTYKNCFCFLLQDGSEEVTVIGQVWSGAERLISLDESIKIIDIKEIEPYEVPIALPSSGYPEIDEKSDYFSFAYRSPHFFSWGVSPKGTRSYAFYVLSTPLGHFPLLTSIKGKRVLWTKVLSRLLPHSSLLVMKRKRFDTPLKIALSDEGTICLHIPHDNTIVILDEKGFKVEEFKIPAQSVKGDRWELKDSHILAGSGKDRILLRQISVLDDEETRDRLMLFETEKNSFHQIHEMKYKASESAPGGFERSTYIFSQNLHYVAFLGTRNEKDDTLIITVMLFNTEEKTIRIFPDLPIKSLADCDLKTEEYALSGSISNAGDVGILFTTLHRRKPFAIWAVFDHENTMLFKSLLFEGSLHPDSTIQYFQTENLHVIGSIRKDAAQDLFIFDCSGKLLEQFTIEKPPRTQTRIFLDEKRGQLRFSMMSKVKEGERNSYHFMDRTIAISATIGSVASREELRRQKVADYAGSIETLKSLEERKRQLEHQFKYGSIGEKQYRSEMAHIKEKSGELFNSDEELPPQLPKQLRAGYIEGIISWKHYYEGMKAHNRNLVLLNREERPLYHLTIPEHYFQ is encoded by the coding sequence ATGTCAAGAGATAAAGGAGGCCGAGGAGTAGCCATGTTGTACCGTATGGAAACAACTGCCGGATCCTTATGGATAAGGATGTTTCCCCGTCAGGCGCCTATGAGCTGCATAAAATTCAGAGAATTGTGCACAAGAGGCTTCTACCGGGGTAAGGAATTCTCAGCTCCCATCCAGGGGAAAATGATTCTTCTCCCTCAGAGAGATATGCAGGGTGACGGCGATGAAGAGGATAACAGCATGCTCCCCCTCGCAGGATCACTGGGAACCTACAAGAACTGCTTCTGTTTCCTTCTCCAGGATGGTTCCGAGGAGGTGACCGTCATAGGACAGGTATGGAGCGGCGCAGAGCGTCTCATATCCCTTGATGAGAGCATAAAAATCATTGATATCAAGGAAATAGAGCCCTACGAAGTCCCCATAGCCCTCCCCTCGTCGGGATACCCGGAAATCGATGAGAAAAGCGATTATTTCTCCTTTGCTTACAGGAGCCCTCATTTCTTTTCCTGGGGAGTGAGCCCGAAAGGAACCCGTTCCTATGCCTTTTACGTGCTCTCCACTCCTCTCGGCCACTTTCCCCTTCTCACCTCCATCAAGGGTAAAAGAGTGCTCTGGACCAAGGTTCTCTCTCGGCTCCTTCCCCACAGCTCCCTCCTTGTCATGAAACGAAAACGCTTTGATACGCCTCTCAAGATAGCACTCTCCGATGAAGGCACAATCTGCCTCCACATTCCCCATGACAACACAATAGTTATCCTTGACGAGAAGGGATTCAAGGTGGAAGAGTTCAAGATTCCCGCGCAGTCTGTCAAGGGGGACCGCTGGGAGCTGAAAGATTCCCACATCCTTGCAGGATCTGGGAAAGACAGGATCCTGCTGCGCCAGATCTCCGTCCTTGATGATGAAGAGACAAGAGACCGGCTCATGCTCTTTGAAACAGAAAAGAATTCTTTCCACCAGATCCACGAGATGAAGTACAAGGCTTCAGAGAGCGCCCCAGGCGGTTTCGAGCGCTCGACGTACATTTTTTCCCAGAATCTCCATTATGTAGCCTTCCTGGGAACCCGGAACGAGAAGGACGACACCCTTATTATCACCGTAATGCTCTTTAATACTGAAGAAAAAACCATACGCATCTTTCCGGACCTTCCTATAAAATCGCTGGCAGACTGTGACCTGAAAACAGAGGAATACGCCCTGAGCGGCAGCATCAGCAATGCCGGAGATGTCGGCATTCTTTTCACCACCCTGCACAGGCGGAAACCCTTCGCCATCTGGGCGGTCTTTGACCATGAAAATACCATGCTCTTCAAATCGCTGCTCTTTGAGGGCTCCCTCCACCCCGACAGCACCATCCAGTATTTTCAGACAGAGAATCTTCATGTCATCGGGAGCATTAGAAAAGATGCCGCTCAGGATCTCTTTATCTTTGACTGCTCGGGAAAACTCCTGGAGCAGTTCACCATTGAAAAGCCTCCCAGGACGCAGACCCGTATCTTTCTGGATGAGAAAAGAGGACAGCTCCGCTTCTCCATGATGAGCAAGGTTAAGGAGGGAGAGCGAAATTCTTATCATTTCATGGACCGTACCATTGCAATCAGCGCAACTATCGGGTCAGTGGCCTCAAGGGAGGAGCTGAGAAGGCAGAAGGTGGCCGATTATGCCGGGAGCATAGAGACTCTCAAGTCACTGGAAGAGAGAAAAAGACAGCTCGAGCACCAGTTCAAGTACGGCTCCATCGGGGAGAAACAATACCGCTCAGAGATGGCTCATATAAAGGAGAAATCAGGAGAACTCTTCAACAGTGACGAAGAACTGCCTCCCCAGCTCCCTAAACAATTGAGGGCCGGGTATATCGAGGGCATCATATCGTGGAAACATTATTACGAAGGGATGAAAGCCCACAACAGGAACCTGGTGCTCCTGAACCGCGAGGAACGGCCCCTGTACCACCTTACCATTCCGGAACACTATTTCCAGTGA
- a CDS encoding protein kinase, which translates to MKGATLKERYRVLDYVASGAMGNVYRILHLPSGALYALKELIDTSPDPLDKEAGQLRFLREADLLASLSHPSIPRIHDYFVEKGRCFMVMDYISGMDLEEYLSFVGNPGLDEKEALAIGIRLLDTLSYLHQQVPPIIFRDLKPANIMRSKQGNIYLIDFGIAKVLSARQKGANLGTAGYAPPEQYMGTVDERSDIYSLGATLHHLLTGRDPRNGEPFTFPPAMSLCPAISEALEAALLRALEKDTRRRFKSAAEMLETLVAINEGTATSDRSFRDIAISSGHLRKDSGSRDDARLRAHLAMGARHMEGGRFFEARQQFLESLKLGEDSEEALLNLGKASLKLNLFEEAKEAFSKALRLDPFSAEINFFRGLCEDLKGEKAKALFFFQRSLSFNALRTRELLRTHTGLDLCGSCSSIISQKARFCRYCGKPSGSIPGASFSSLSICQECGAEFASEIPDSFCKKCLKTMGF; encoded by the coding sequence ATGAAGGGGGCTACTCTCAAAGAGCGTTACCGTGTGCTTGATTATGTGGCCTCAGGGGCAATGGGCAATGTGTACAGAATCCTCCATCTCCCCTCAGGCGCTCTCTATGCCCTCAAGGAGCTCATCGACACCTCCCCCGATCCTCTGGATAAGGAGGCGGGGCAGCTGCGCTTTCTCAGGGAAGCCGATCTTCTCGCCTCCCTCTCCCACCCGTCCATACCCAGAATCCATGATTACTTTGTAGAGAAGGGACGCTGCTTCATGGTAATGGACTATATCTCGGGCATGGATCTGGAGGAATACCTTTCCTTCGTAGGGAATCCCGGCCTCGATGAAAAAGAGGCGCTCGCCATCGGCATCAGGCTCCTGGATACTCTCTCGTACCTCCATCAGCAGGTCCCTCCCATCATTTTCAGGGACCTCAAGCCTGCCAATATCATGCGCTCAAAGCAAGGGAACATTTATCTGATAGACTTTGGCATTGCCAAGGTTCTGAGCGCCCGCCAGAAGGGGGCAAACCTGGGCACGGCCGGTTATGCGCCCCCGGAGCAGTATATGGGGACTGTCGATGAGCGCTCTGATATTTACAGCCTTGGCGCCACGCTCCACCATCTGCTCACGGGACGCGATCCCCGCAATGGCGAGCCATTCACCTTCCCTCCCGCAATGTCCCTGTGCCCCGCCATCAGCGAGGCGCTGGAAGCGGCGCTCCTCAGGGCGCTTGAAAAAGACACCCGCCGCCGCTTCAAAAGCGCGGCAGAAATGCTTGAAACGCTGGTGGCTATTAACGAAGGAACTGCCACTTCCGACAGGAGCTTCAGGGATATCGCCATTTCATCCGGTCATTTAAGAAAAGACAGCGGCTCACGCGACGACGCCAGACTGAGGGCCCACCTCGCGATGGGCGCCAGGCATATGGAAGGCGGCCGCTTCTTTGAAGCGCGTCAGCAATTTCTTGAATCCCTTAAACTTGGTGAAGACAGTGAAGAAGCCCTGCTGAATCTTGGGAAAGCCTCGCTGAAGCTCAATCTCTTTGAAGAGGCGAAGGAGGCTTTCTCAAAGGCGCTGCGGCTTGATCCTTTCTCTGCGGAGATAAATTTTTTCCGGGGATTGTGCGAGGACCTCAAAGGGGAAAAGGCGAAGGCCCTTTTCTTTTTTCAGAGGAGCCTCTCTTTTAACGCCCTGAGGACCCGGGAGCTCCTCCGAACGCATACCGGTCTTGATCTCTGCGGCTCATGCTCCAGCATCATATCGCAGAAAGCACGGTTCTGCCGGTACTGCGGGAAACCCTCCGGCAGCATCCCGGGTGCCTCTTTTTCATCCCTTTCAATATGCCAGGAATGCGGCGCTGAGTTTGCCAGTGAGATCCCTGACAGTTTTTGCAAAAAATGCCTGAAGACAATGGGTTTCTGA
- a CDS encoding DNA internalization-related competence protein ComEC/Rec2 — protein MRERPVIAMAILFSAGILTASLRAPGFLIALVLLFAGLIAARCARIPDLCCLLMCVCFFAGLVSYRVRDHLHRHSPLRAFAGRPVSIRGTILAADDSLSGARLKVALQWVTCSGKKVEVPSVRILVKAAPAADHGGLVCGDQIEAYGVLREYLSLRNPGLFNNERARRFDGYGYELEIRRPGALVWRGRGAVNPLIWMASYMRSSMEKVFKASHASEKCALLSGIVFGDKSAISDDLQEQFRVTGTLHLLAASGMNVALLTCTVLALCRLLGLSRRHGSLLALPVIVVYTFMAGATPCIVRASLMASLCLLARLARREADLANTLFCAAFVMMAVSPQSLFDIGFQLSCGAVAGIIIGVPLFQQCWERKKGLLRYFLELFLISCAVQLILTPLVAFHFFQCAPLSCFFNLVVVPPAVALLHLGILEGILGLLWLPLGAPCAFLNELALSFMLWAEKTLSSVPGCSLPVVRPSWSLILWYYLIVASLAVLKTGYGSVLLRRVLAWAIVICGLLAPWPGFSAMPFKVIVMDVGEGDAILICLPDSSAILIDGGAAGKNGFDAGERVVVPLLKAQGIRRLGLVMLSHRHDDHAGGLVSVLKAIPTGLFVHGPGCTRGGIYGELVSMLSARTIPEREAYAGDEFLFPCGARLRVLWPPRDFTGVDENDMSLVVQLVYRETRMLFMGDLGGSAEEQFLCRPHALQSQVLKIAHHGSSLSTKEKLLGSAAPEYALISVGRRNIHGHPSRKVIERLEKKGIRVLRTDCSGAVTLILRGNALEVQESRDACDRAGGARGSLLPGEADVL, from the coding sequence ATGAGGGAGCGCCCTGTAATCGCGATGGCTATTCTCTTTTCGGCAGGCATTCTGACTGCATCTCTGCGCGCTCCCGGATTCCTCATCGCTTTGGTGCTTCTCTTCGCAGGGCTCATTGCGGCAAGGTGTGCACGGATCCCGGACCTCTGCTGTCTCCTTATGTGCGTATGCTTTTTCGCAGGTCTTGTCTCCTACAGGGTGAGGGATCACCTTCACAGGCACTCCCCTCTGAGAGCTTTTGCCGGACGCCCTGTCAGCATAAGGGGGACAATTCTGGCCGCCGATGACTCCCTGTCAGGCGCCAGGTTGAAGGTTGCTCTCCAGTGGGTGACGTGCTCCGGGAAGAAAGTGGAAGTCCCCTCTGTAAGGATTCTCGTGAAAGCCGCTCCCGCAGCTGACCATGGCGGCCTCGTGTGCGGTGATCAGATAGAAGCCTACGGGGTCCTGAGAGAATACCTCTCGCTCAGAAACCCCGGTCTTTTCAACAACGAGAGGGCCCGGCGCTTTGATGGGTATGGCTACGAGCTTGAGATCCGCCGGCCGGGCGCTCTTGTCTGGAGGGGAAGGGGTGCGGTGAATCCTCTCATTTGGATGGCCTCATATATGAGGAGCTCAATGGAGAAGGTCTTCAAGGCCTCTCATGCTTCTGAAAAATGCGCTCTTCTCTCGGGGATAGTATTTGGCGACAAGAGTGCCATTTCAGATGACCTGCAGGAGCAGTTCAGGGTGACGGGGACCCTTCATCTCCTTGCGGCGTCAGGAATGAATGTGGCGCTCCTCACCTGTACGGTCCTCGCTTTGTGCCGTCTCCTTGGTTTGAGCCGCCGCCATGGTTCCCTTCTTGCCCTTCCTGTCATAGTGGTTTATACTTTCATGGCCGGTGCCACTCCCTGCATAGTGAGGGCCTCTCTGATGGCATCACTGTGCCTCCTGGCCCGCCTTGCCCGCAGGGAGGCGGATCTGGCAAACACCCTTTTCTGCGCCGCCTTTGTCATGATGGCGGTGAGCCCGCAGAGCCTTTTCGATATAGGGTTTCAGCTCAGCTGCGGTGCCGTGGCGGGTATTATTATCGGAGTGCCCCTCTTCCAGCAGTGCTGGGAGAGGAAAAAAGGGCTTCTGCGCTATTTTCTTGAGCTCTTTCTTATCTCCTGCGCCGTGCAGCTCATTCTTACTCCTCTTGTGGCCTTTCACTTTTTCCAGTGCGCTCCCCTGTCTTGCTTCTTCAACCTGGTGGTGGTGCCGCCTGCGGTGGCTCTTCTCCACCTCGGGATCCTGGAAGGGATTCTTGGCTTGCTATGGCTTCCCCTTGGAGCGCCTTGCGCCTTTCTTAACGAACTGGCTCTCTCGTTCATGCTCTGGGCGGAGAAGACGCTCTCCTCGGTGCCGGGCTGTTCTCTCCCTGTAGTGCGGCCTTCATGGTCCCTTATCCTCTGGTATTATCTTATCGTCGCTTCGCTGGCGGTTTTAAAGACAGGCTATGGTTCCGTCCTGCTCAGGAGAGTCCTCGCATGGGCTATTGTTATCTGCGGGCTCCTCGCACCATGGCCCGGTTTTTCAGCTATGCCTTTTAAAGTCATCGTCATGGATGTGGGAGAAGGGGACGCCATCCTGATATGCCTTCCTGATTCTTCTGCCATACTGATAGACGGCGGAGCGGCAGGAAAAAATGGATTCGATGCCGGCGAGCGTGTCGTTGTTCCCCTCCTCAAGGCTCAGGGGATAAGGAGGCTCGGGCTTGTGATGCTCTCTCATCGTCATGATGATCATGCCGGGGGGCTTGTTTCCGTGCTAAAAGCCATCCCCACTGGGCTTTTCGTCCATGGGCCGGGATGTACGCGGGGCGGGATCTATGGCGAGCTAGTGAGCATGCTCTCTGCCCGCACAATCCCCGAGAGGGAAGCTTATGCCGGCGATGAGTTCTTGTTCCCCTGCGGCGCCCGCCTCCGGGTCCTGTGGCCCCCGCGTGATTTCACGGGAGTTGATGAAAATGACATGTCGCTTGTGGTGCAGCTTGTCTATAGAGAGACCAGGATGCTTTTCATGGGCGACCTGGGAGGGTCTGCCGAGGAGCAGTTTCTTTGCCGCCCTCATGCCCTTCAGTCCCAGGTGCTCAAGATTGCCCACCATGGAAGCAGCCTTTCCACGAAAGAGAAGCTGCTTGGGAGTGCTGCCCCGGAGTATGCCCTCATCTCAGTGGGGCGCCGCAATATCCATGGCCATCCCTCGCGAAAAGTGATAGAGAGACTTGAGAAGAAGGGGATAAGGGTTTTAAGAACAGACTGTTCCGGCGCGGTGACGCTTATCTTGAGGGGGAATGCACTGGAAGTTCAGGAATCCAGGGATGCCTGTGACCGGGCAGGGGGAGCAAGAGGCTCCCTCCTGCCCGGAGAGGCAGATGTGTTGTAA
- the rplL gene encoding 50S ribosomal protein L7/L12 encodes MDKKELVEVISGLTLMEAADLVKELEEKLGIKASAPMAMMAAMPAAGAAAEVKEEKTAFDLELTEVGSNKIQVIKVVREVTSLGLKEAKDLVEGAPKVVKDGITKEEAEKIKAKFEEVGAKVVIK; translated from the coding sequence ATTGACAAGAAAGAACTGGTAGAGGTAATCTCAGGCCTCACCCTTATGGAAGCTGCCGATCTGGTGAAGGAGCTCGAGGAGAAGCTCGGCATCAAGGCATCAGCCCCCATGGCAATGATGGCAGCGATGCCCGCCGCCGGCGCAGCCGCCGAGGTGAAAGAAGAGAAGACCGCCTTTGACCTGGAGCTCACCGAGGTGGGCAGCAACAAGATCCAGGTCATCAAGGTGGTCCGCGAGGTCACCTCTCTCGGCCTCAAGGAAGCCAAGGACCTTGTGGAAGGTGCTCCGAAAGTGGTAAAAGACGGCATCACCAAGGAAGAGGCTGAAAAGATTAAGGCCAAGTTTGAAGAAGTCGGCGCCAAGGTCGTCATAAAGTAG
- the rplJ gene encoding 50S ribosomal protein L10 translates to MKGTHKQVMAKKDKILAELREKFGKASIIIFTDYRGHERGLNVKDISELRKRLREHNVEYKIAKNTLISKVLKEKGLEGADEYLKDPTAVVIGYGDPVMAAKTLTTFAKEKKTPAYPDGLPLIKGAHLEGQKLNRAATMNVATLPSRNDLIAQLLSLMNAPAQKVMGILQAPGRDMLSILDQWNKSREGSPAS, encoded by the coding sequence TTGAAAGGAACCCATAAGCAGGTGATGGCAAAGAAGGATAAGATCCTTGCCGAGCTGAGAGAAAAATTCGGCAAGGCAAGCATCATTATCTTCACCGATTACAGGGGCCACGAGAGAGGCCTTAATGTAAAGGACATCAGCGAGCTCAGGAAGCGCTTAAGGGAGCACAATGTCGAATACAAGATAGCGAAAAACACTTTGATTTCAAAGGTTCTAAAGGAAAAGGGGCTTGAAGGAGCCGACGAGTACCTGAAAGATCCCACAGCGGTAGTGATAGGCTACGGCGACCCGGTGATGGCGGCCAAGACGCTCACCACCTTCGCCAAGGAGAAGAAGACGCCCGCTTACCCCGACGGACTGCCCCTCATCAAGGGGGCGCATCTTGAAGGGCAGAAGCTCAACAGGGCCGCAACAATGAACGTGGCAACCCTTCCCTCGAGGAATGACCTGATCGCGCAGCTCCTCTCCCTCATGAACGCGCCGGCACAGAAGGTCATGGGCATTCTCCAGGCACCAGGCAGGGATATGCTGAGCATTCTGGACCAGTGGAACAAGTCCCGGGAGGGAAGCCCGGCATCGTAA
- a CDS encoding CDC27 family protein, whose protein sequence is MFTVLKKIASFILFLAGIILGFYGAVLFIVYLLGLQHISIALKPLGQDEKKPGRVETPLRERYYVPYRVKRNARGTPHTPSEFEGIVDADKLMDIAKKSLDLKDYERASEAIGRLEELQPEYRDLAWYKGLAAEGEENIEEAANNFDAYAKNPGRDFQKLLYIADFFIKQKKYARASQYIRDSREIKETPESYYLSARCSYFKGDYKKAIADLRHIMKSEKDYPDVIELLAECQLKSGQAQDAIKTYEEAYRVEPRPSFLRKKADIESAAGSLRTAMATLKHYLNVEADPEKLKEAEKFLKDTTLNAMKSVPAEVERRTDFLPGIRVMGIMRSGGKAKAYLSVEGAIEEVMQGDMVADRYLVLYIRESHIILIHGEDYFVLRPN, encoded by the coding sequence ATGTTCACGGTGCTGAAAAAAATTGCCTCATTTATCCTCTTCCTTGCCGGGATTATCCTGGGCTTTTACGGCGCCGTGCTCTTCATCGTGTACCTCCTCGGGCTCCAGCATATCAGTATCGCCCTTAAACCTCTGGGGCAGGATGAAAAAAAACCGGGCCGCGTGGAAACACCGCTTCGCGAGAGGTATTACGTGCCCTACCGGGTAAAAAGGAACGCCCGGGGCACGCCGCACACGCCAAGCGAGTTTGAAGGGATAGTCGATGCCGATAAGCTCATGGATATAGCGAAAAAGTCCCTGGACCTGAAAGACTACGAGAGGGCCTCTGAAGCCATTGGGAGACTCGAGGAGCTTCAGCCGGAGTACCGAGACCTGGCCTGGTACAAAGGGCTCGCCGCCGAAGGGGAGGAAAACATTGAAGAGGCTGCAAACAACTTCGATGCTTACGCGAAAAATCCTGGCAGGGACTTCCAGAAGCTCCTCTATATCGCTGATTTTTTTATAAAGCAGAAGAAATATGCGAGAGCTTCACAATATATCAGGGATTCCAGAGAGATCAAAGAGACGCCTGAATCATATTATCTGTCGGCGCGGTGCTCCTACTTCAAGGGCGACTACAAAAAGGCGATAGCGGACCTCAGGCATATCATGAAAAGCGAGAAAGACTACCCCGATGTTATCGAGCTTCTCGCGGAGTGCCAGCTGAAGTCTGGCCAGGCTCAAGATGCCATCAAGACTTACGAGGAAGCTTACAGGGTGGAGCCCAGACCCTCGTTTCTCAGGAAGAAAGCAGATATAGAGAGCGCTGCCGGGAGCTTGAGGACCGCCATGGCGACCCTCAAGCATTACCTCAATGTTGAGGCAGATCCGGAAAAACTGAAAGAAGCAGAAAAATTTCTTAAAGACACCACCCTGAATGCCATGAAATCGGTGCCGGCGGAAGTGGAGCGCCGCACGGATTTTCTCCCCGGGATCAGAGTAATGGGAATCATGCGCTCCGGGGGAAAAGCAAAGGCTTACCTTTCAGTGGAGGGCGCGATAGAAGAGGTAATGCAGGGAGACATGGTGGCAGACCGCTACCTCGTCCTTTATATAAGGGAAAGCCACATCATCCTTATTCACGGCGAGGACTATTTCGTGCTGCGCCCCAACTGA
- the xth gene encoding exodeoxyribonuclease III → MELTITTWNVNSLRVRLPSVLEWIKAHGPSVLCLQETKIQDHDFPAGEFSALGYESAWYGQKTYNGVSIHTRGSHSDVRQGLPDAVFNEQKRVISLVYEGITVVNAYIPQGESVESDKFAYKLAFLSQLRDYLSELMAGREHVVLAGDLNIAPDERDLFDAELFRGQVMFHPREHAFLDELRGMGLSDALRIHSGGGGIYSWWDYRGGAFWKNQGIRLDHLWISPSLAPFCSGVTVDTSERKRKKPSDHTPVTATLRR, encoded by the coding sequence ATGGAACTCACCATTACCACCTGGAATGTGAACTCTCTCAGGGTGCGCCTCCCTTCCGTGCTGGAATGGATCAAGGCCCATGGGCCTTCGGTCCTCTGCCTCCAGGAGACCAAGATCCAGGACCACGACTTTCCGGCGGGAGAGTTCAGCGCCCTTGGTTACGAAAGCGCCTGGTACGGCCAGAAAACTTACAACGGCGTCTCGATACATACAAGGGGATCCCACAGCGATGTTCGCCAGGGACTCCCCGACGCCGTCTTTAACGAGCAGAAGCGCGTTATTTCCCTGGTTTATGAGGGTATCACGGTGGTGAATGCCTATATTCCCCAGGGAGAATCGGTGGAATCAGACAAGTTCGCTTACAAGCTCGCCTTTCTCTCCCAGCTTCGAGATTACCTTTCAGAGCTCATGGCAGGCCGCGAGCATGTGGTCCTCGCCGGCGACCTCAACATAGCTCCCGATGAGCGTGATCTCTTTGATGCAGAGCTTTTCCGTGGCCAGGTGATGTTTCACCCCAGAGAGCACGCCTTCCTTGACGAGTTAAGGGGTATGGGACTGAGTGACGCGCTGCGTATCCACAGCGGCGGGGGGGGAATATACAGCTGGTGGGATTACCGGGGGGGAGCTTTCTGGAAAAACCAGGGCATTCGCCTTGACCACCTGTGGATAAGCCCTTCCCTTGCGCCCTTCTGCTCGGGGGTGACGGTGGATACCTCGGAGAGGAAAAGGAAAAAGCCCTCCGATCATACGCCGGTGACGGCAACGCTGAGGAGATAA
- a CDS encoding ABC transporter permease produces the protein MNLFESLLTGFRELWSHKMHSLLTMLGVIFGVAAVISMVSIQEGARQEAIEQIRRLGTNIILVKRLNVEGEELEKSDKKSPSGLCYGDAGALMATCPLINGVACLREVTTEIRGAGKKPVNGKIFGVTPDYPLITNMKLRKGRFITYHDIDRFENVCVLGAAVRRQLFAFEDAIDKKVKIGKRFYICIGVVEDRSSSGGSTIMQSRDMNLDIYIPISTSVQQFALSTSATNIRGGGSMASLRDVIQRMKVRYILERAPVSEIVVQVMEERQILEIAHIIKTVLGRRHNNINDFEIVIPLELLKQSQETQRIFNIVMGAIAGISLLVGGIGIMNIMLATITQRTREIGIRRCLGATKINILIQFLMECLVITTLGGIIGVAVGILLAKSISYYAQWTTVISYLALVVALSVSIGTGVIFGLYPAYRAASIDPITALKYE, from the coding sequence ATGAACCTATTTGAATCGCTTCTCACAGGCTTCCGCGAGCTCTGGTCCCACAAGATGCATTCACTGCTCACCATGCTCGGCGTGATTTTCGGCGTGGCAGCAGTGATATCAATGGTATCCATCCAGGAGGGAGCGCGGCAGGAAGCCATTGAACAGATAAGGCGCCTCGGCACCAACATTATCCTCGTGAAGAGATTGAACGTCGAGGGAGAAGAGCTTGAAAAATCCGACAAAAAATCTCCATCGGGGCTCTGTTACGGTGACGCCGGGGCCCTCATGGCCACATGTCCCCTTATCAACGGCGTTGCCTGCCTGAGAGAGGTCACTACAGAGATAAGGGGGGCCGGCAAGAAGCCTGTCAATGGGAAAATCTTCGGAGTGACGCCCGATTATCCCCTGATCACCAATATGAAGCTCCGGAAAGGGCGTTTTATCACCTATCACGACATAGACCGCTTTGAAAATGTCTGCGTACTTGGTGCCGCCGTCAGGAGGCAGCTCTTTGCCTTCGAAGACGCAATCGACAAAAAGGTGAAAATCGGGAAGCGTTTTTACATCTGCATCGGTGTAGTGGAGGACCGCTCCTCTTCAGGGGGGTCAACAATAATGCAGTCCAGGGACATGAATCTCGACATCTATATCCCCATATCCACCTCAGTGCAGCAGTTCGCCCTCTCCACATCGGCCACCAACATAAGGGGCGGGGGCTCCATGGCTTCCCTCAGGGATGTGATACAGCGCATGAAGGTCCGCTATATTCTTGAAAGAGCCCCTGTTTCAGAGATAGTGGTCCAGGTCATGGAAGAGCGCCAGATCCTTGAGATAGCTCACATCATAAAGACAGTGCTGGGGCGGAGGCACAATAATATCAATGATTTTGAGATCGTCATTCCCCTTGAGCTTCTCAAGCAGAGCCAGGAGACCCAGAGGATTTTCAACATAGTGATGGGCGCTATTGCGGGGATTTCACTGCTTGTGGGGGGCATCGGCATCATGAACATCATGCTCGCCACCATCACGCAGAGAACAAGGGAGATCGGCATACGGCGCTGCCTGGGAGCCACAAAGATCAATATCCTGATCCAGTTCCTTATGGAGTGCCTGGTCATCACGACACTCGGAGGGATTATTGGCGTGGCCGTGGGAATTCTTCTTGCGAAAAGCATTTCCTACTATGCCCAATGGACAACAGTGATATCTTATCTGGCACTTGTCGTTGCCCTCTCCGTCTCAATAGGAACAGGGGTGATCTTCGGCCTCTACCCGGCGTACCGCGCAGCATCCATCGATCCCATCACGGCTCTTAAATACGAATGA